In Crinalium epipsammum PCC 9333, the following are encoded in one genomic region:
- the fusA gene encoding elongation factor G, whose product MPRTIPFEKVRNIGIAAHIDAGKTTTTERILFYSGLVHKIGEVHEGTTVTDWMEQERERGITITAAAISTNWKEHHINIIDTPGHVDFTIEVERSMRVLDGVIAVFCSVGGVQPQSETVWRQADRYKVPRIVFVNKMDRTGANFYKVYNQICERMRANAVPLQIPIGSESDFIGIVDLVRMRAYFFKDDQGKEVEEADIPADLQEIAEEYRVKLVEAVAETDDALTEKYLEGEELTEDEIRVALRKGTIDGTIVPMLCGSAFKNKGVQLLLDAVIDYLPSPIDKPPIQGILPNGDTVLRHPSDEEPLSALAFKIMADPYGRLTFVRVYSGVLKKGSYVLNSAKGKKERVSRLIILKADDRIEVDELRAGDLGAALGLKDTFTGDTISEEGHPVILESLFIPEPVISVAVEPKTKQDMEKLSKALQSLSEEDPTFRVSIDPETNQTVIAGMGELHLEILVDRMLREFKVEANVGAPQVAYRETIRKAVKVEGKFIRQSGGKGQYGHVVIEAEPGEPGSGFEFVSKIVGGAIPKEYIPAVEQGIKESCESGILAGYPVIDVKAKLVDGSYHDVDSSEMAFKIAGSMAIKDAVMKASPVLLEPMMKVEVEVPENFLGDVIGDLNSRRGHIEGMDSDQGIAKVTSKVPLAQMFGYATDIRSNTQGRGIFSMEFSHYEEVPRNVAETIIAKSKGNA is encoded by the coding sequence GTGCCACGTACCATCCCGTTTGAAAAAGTACGCAACATCGGGATTGCAGCCCACATTGATGCGGGTAAAACAACAACTACAGAACGTATTCTGTTTTATTCGGGACTCGTTCACAAAATTGGCGAAGTTCATGAAGGTACTACTGTAACCGATTGGATGGAGCAAGAGCGGGAGCGGGGCATTACCATCACTGCCGCTGCAATTAGCACCAATTGGAAAGAGCATCACATCAACATCATTGATACCCCTGGACACGTTGACTTTACAATTGAAGTAGAACGTTCCATGCGGGTTCTGGACGGTGTGATTGCCGTATTCTGCTCAGTTGGAGGTGTTCAACCTCAATCTGAGACTGTCTGGCGACAAGCTGACAGGTATAAAGTGCCTCGGATTGTCTTCGTCAATAAAATGGATCGGACTGGAGCAAACTTCTATAAAGTTTATAACCAGATCTGTGAACGTATGAGAGCTAATGCAGTTCCCCTACAGATTCCTATTGGCAGCGAAAGCGACTTTATAGGGATTGTGGATTTAGTGCGGATGCGTGCCTATTTCTTCAAGGACGATCAAGGCAAAGAAGTTGAAGAAGCAGACATTCCCGCAGATCTTCAGGAGATAGCCGAAGAGTACCGTGTTAAGCTCGTTGAGGCTGTTGCAGAAACAGATGATGCTCTTACCGAGAAGTACCTGGAAGGTGAAGAATTAACTGAAGATGAAATTAGGGTAGCTCTGCGTAAAGGCACAATTGACGGCACAATTGTACCGATGCTCTGTGGGTCTGCCTTTAAAAATAAGGGCGTTCAGCTATTGCTGGATGCAGTAATTGATTACTTACCATCACCCATAGATAAACCGCCAATTCAAGGAATTCTGCCCAACGGAGATACAGTTTTACGTCACCCTAGCGATGAGGAGCCGCTTTCCGCTCTCGCTTTCAAAATCATGGCAGACCCTTATGGACGTTTGACCTTTGTTAGGGTCTACTCTGGTGTTCTCAAAAAAGGCAGTTATGTCCTCAATTCAGCTAAGGGTAAGAAGGAACGGGTATCACGCCTAATTATTTTGAAAGCTGATGACCGGATTGAAGTTGATGAACTGCGGGCGGGAGATTTAGGCGCGGCTTTAGGACTGAAAGATACCTTTACAGGGGATACAATTTCTGAAGAAGGTCATCCTGTAATTCTGGAGTCTCTGTTCATTCCTGAGCCAGTGATCTCAGTGGCAGTTGAACCAAAAACAAAACAAGACATGGAGAAGCTCTCCAAGGCACTCCAATCCTTGTCAGAAGAAGACCCTACTTTCCGAGTTAGCATTGATCCTGAAACTAACCAAACCGTGATCGCAGGGATGGGTGAACTTCATCTAGAAATTCTAGTAGATCGGATGCTGCGAGAATTTAAGGTGGAAGCTAATGTTGGCGCTCCCCAAGTTGCTTACCGAGAAACAATTCGCAAAGCCGTCAAGGTTGAAGGTAAGTTTATTCGCCAAAGCGGTGGTAAAGGTCAGTATGGTCATGTCGTGATTGAAGCGGAACCAGGAGAGCCTGGTAGCGGCTTTGAATTTGTCTCCAAAATTGTTGGGGGTGCAATTCCTAAAGAATACATCCCGGCGGTTGAGCAGGGTATCAAAGAAAGCTGTGAATCTGGTATTCTGGCTGGTTATCCTGTGATTGATGTCAAAGCCAAACTTGTTGACGGATCTTACCACGATGTAGACTCTTCAGAAATGGCATTTAAAATTGCTGGATCAATGGCAATTAAGGATGCTGTGATGAAGGCTTCACCTGTGCTATTAGAGCCTATGATGAAAGTTGAGGTAGAAGTTCCTGAAAATTTCCTTGGAGATGTGATAGGCGACCTCAACTCTCGCCGAGGTCACATAGAAGGTATGGATTCTGATCAAGGAATTGCCAAAGTTACTTCTAAAGTACCTCTGGCACAAATGTTTGGTTATGCCACCGACATTAGGTCTAATACCCAAGGTCGGGGTATATTCTCAATGGAGTTTAGCCACTATGAAGAGGTACCTCGTAATGTGGCTGAAACCATTATTGCCAAGAGCAAAGGGAACGCATAA